A genomic segment from Thermostichus lividus PCC 6715 encodes:
- the nadC gene encoding carboxylating nicotinate-nucleotide diphosphorylase yields the protein MPTAAYLPPWCVLDPLLDQWLQEDLGRGDRTTQALDLTHQWGTAHIRLNRAGVIAGLPLVERVFQRLSPNITFSYEQPEGAVCEQPTVVARLSAPLPTILLGERLALNCLMRLSGVATLTHAYAQQIADLPTKLVDTRKTTPGLRILEKYAVAVGGGVNHRYGLDDAILIKDNHIVAAGGLTAAVEQVRQRSPFPLAIEVETETLEQVHEAIALKVDVIMLDNMPIPQMAVAVAHIRAAAPFIKIEASGNITRDTLREVALTGVDYISTSATITQAPWLDFSLTLSGHQ from the coding sequence ATGCCTACTGCCGCCTACCTACCCCCTTGGTGTGTTCTTGATCCGCTCCTCGACCAGTGGCTACAGGAGGATCTGGGGCGGGGCGATCGCACCACTCAAGCCTTAGACCTAACCCATCAGTGGGGCACTGCCCACATTCGTCTGAACAGGGCAGGAGTGATTGCCGGATTGCCACTGGTAGAGCGGGTATTTCAGCGCTTAAGCCCCAACATTACGTTTAGCTATGAACAACCGGAGGGAGCTGTGTGTGAGCAGCCCACTGTTGTTGCTCGCCTGAGTGCCCCCCTGCCTACAATTTTGTTAGGAGAGCGACTGGCGCTCAACTGCCTAATGCGCCTGAGTGGGGTGGCCACCCTCACCCATGCCTACGCGCAGCAGATTGCTGATTTGCCGACCAAGTTAGTCGATACCCGCAAAACCACCCCTGGCCTGCGGATCCTTGAAAAATATGCCGTGGCCGTGGGCGGTGGGGTCAACCATCGCTATGGCTTGGATGATGCAATCCTGATTAAGGACAACCACATTGTTGCCGCAGGCGGTCTCACTGCCGCCGTGGAGCAGGTTCGGCAACGCAGCCCCTTTCCCCTCGCCATTGAGGTGGAAACGGAAACCCTTGAGCAAGTGCACGAGGCGATCGCCCTCAAGGTCGATGTGATCATGCTCGACAACATGCCGATTCCGCAAATGGCAGTAGCGGTGGCTCATATTCGCGCCGCTGCCCCATTTATTAAAATTGAAGCCTCTGGCAACATTACCCGTGATACCTTGCGCGAGGTTGCCTTGACCGGGGTGGACTACATTTCCACCAGTGCCACCATTACTCAAGCACCATGGCTGGATTTCAGTTTGACGCTTTCAGGCCATCAATGA
- a CDS encoding ABC transporter permease → MKSISYPWRSLALLRRWDAVVWLIAALIAVPILVVLSQVFVNTGDTWQHLAETVLADYLLNSLWLMLGVGAGVIIIGVSTAWLVTNCQFWGARWWQWLLLTPLAAPAYVLAYTYTQFFSFEGVFQSFLRQITGWEYGDYWFPNIRSLGGAIAMLILVLYPYVFLLARVAFLEQATCSLEASRSLGCNPWRSFWTVALPLARPAIAAGTSLALMETLNDFGTVQYFGVDTFTTGIYRTWFGMGEPTTAAQLASVLVVIVFALLVLEKWSRGKARYYNRGGDRPIPYKLRGWRAVGAWFVCALPVFFGLLLPAGLLLYLAIAYQKVHLSDEFWRHASHSLVLATLAALLAVILALLLAYSHRLVPTVIVRWGIQVAGMGYAIPGTVIAVGILIPLGWLDNRINDLTSHFWGTEVGLILSGTIAALIYAYLVRFLAVSLSSVEASLVKIRPSLDEVARTLGRSPFNILRTVHLPLMAPGLFTAGMMVFVDVMKELPATLVIRPFNFDTLAIQVYRFASDDRLPEAAMSALALVVVGLIPVVWLGRQTRWVE, encoded by the coding sequence TTGAAATCGATCTCTTACCCTTGGCGATCGCTGGCCTTACTGCGGCGCTGGGATGCCGTTGTTTGGCTGATTGCTGCCCTCATTGCCGTTCCGATTTTAGTGGTGCTCAGCCAAGTGTTTGTGAATACGGGCGATACGTGGCAGCACCTTGCGGAGACCGTGCTGGCAGACTATCTACTCAATTCTCTCTGGCTGATGCTCGGTGTGGGGGCAGGCGTGATCATCATCGGTGTGAGTACGGCGTGGCTGGTCACCAACTGCCAGTTTTGGGGGGCACGCTGGTGGCAATGGCTGCTGCTGACCCCCTTGGCAGCACCGGCTTACGTTCTGGCCTATACCTACACCCAGTTTTTCTCCTTTGAAGGAGTGTTTCAGTCGTTTTTGCGCCAGATCACGGGCTGGGAGTACGGCGACTATTGGTTTCCAAATATTCGTTCCCTTGGTGGGGCGATCGCTATGCTGATTTTGGTGCTGTATCCCTATGTTTTTTTGCTGGCGCGGGTGGCGTTTCTCGAGCAGGCCACCTGTAGTTTAGAAGCCAGCCGCTCCCTCGGGTGCAACCCTTGGCGCAGTTTTTGGACTGTGGCGCTGCCCCTAGCGCGTCCGGCCATTGCAGCGGGCACCAGCTTGGCGCTGATGGAGACCCTCAATGATTTTGGCACCGTCCAGTACTTTGGGGTAGATACCTTTACCACGGGTATTTATCGGACATGGTTTGGCATGGGGGAACCCACTACGGCGGCTCAGTTGGCCTCTGTCTTAGTGGTCATTGTCTTTGCCCTACTGGTGCTGGAAAAGTGGTCACGGGGGAAAGCACGCTACTACAATCGCGGTGGCGATCGCCCCATTCCCTACAAATTACGGGGATGGCGAGCGGTAGGGGCATGGTTCGTTTGCGCACTGCCGGTCTTTTTTGGGCTGCTCTTACCGGCAGGACTACTGCTGTACTTGGCGATCGCCTACCAAAAGGTACACCTCAGCGATGAATTTTGGCGGCACGCTAGCCACAGCCTAGTACTTGCTACCCTTGCGGCATTGCTGGCGGTAATCTTGGCGCTGCTGTTGGCCTATAGCCACCGCTTAGTGCCAACGGTGATCGTGCGCTGGGGCATCCAAGTGGCCGGCATGGGGTATGCCATTCCGGGGACAGTGATTGCCGTGGGTATTCTCATCCCTCTAGGCTGGCTAGATAACCGCATTAATGACCTCACCAGTCACTTTTGGGGAACAGAGGTGGGTCTCATTCTGAGTGGCACGATCGCCGCACTGATTTACGCTTACCTCGTGCGGTTTTTGGCAGTCTCCCTCAGTAGCGTTGAGGCCAGTCTGGTTAAAATTCGCCCATCCCTTGACGAGGTTGCCCGTACCCTAGGGCGATCGCCCTTTAATATTCTGCGCACCGTGCACTTGCCCTTAATGGCGCCCGGCCTCTTTACGGCAGGCATGATGGTCTTTGTAGATGTCATGAAGGAATTACCCGCCACCTTAGTTATCCGACCCTTTAACTTTGATACTCTAGCAATACAGGTTTACCGGTTTGCCTCCGATGACCGCCTGCCCGAAGCCGCCATGAGTGCCCTTGCCCTAGTGGTGGTGGGTCTAATTCCCGTGGTCTGGTTGGGGCGGCAAACCCGCTGGGTGGAGTGA
- a CDS encoding DUF1997 domain-containing protein, translated as MYLKFRASQSVSLSVDTPTGQLQHYLRQPQRLVYALTDPTRVEFLGGDRFRLKMRPLNFLMVSLQPTVDLAVQATSEGCLQLRSLGCDIRGVDYINRRFHLELKGYLRPQATATGTDLIGVADLEVGVDIPSPLDFTPRPILEATGNSLLKSVLLTIKQRLMQHLVADYQRWLTEVEVNHTEDWLVSVPASSV; from the coding sequence ATGTACTTGAAATTTAGGGCCAGTCAATCCGTTAGCCTCAGCGTCGATACACCGACTGGTCAGTTGCAGCACTACCTGCGCCAGCCGCAGCGACTGGTGTATGCCCTAACGGATCCAACACGGGTGGAGTTCTTAGGGGGCGATCGCTTCCGCTTAAAAATGCGCCCCCTCAATTTTTTGATGGTCAGCTTGCAGCCAACGGTAGATTTGGCAGTTCAGGCCACCAGTGAGGGGTGTTTACAACTTCGCTCCTTAGGCTGCGACATTCGCGGTGTGGACTACATCAACCGCCGCTTTCACCTAGAACTTAAGGGTTACCTCCGTCCCCAAGCCACTGCCACCGGCACCGATTTAATTGGGGTGGCAGATCTTGAAGTGGGGGTGGATATTCCCTCGCCACTAGACTTTACCCCACGACCTATCCTTGAAGCCACAGGCAACAGCCTCTTAAAAAGTGTGTTATTGACCATTAAGCAGCGACTCATGCAACACTTGGTTGCTGACTATCAGCGATGGCTCACAGAAGTGGAGGTCAACCACACCGAGGATTGGCTGGTTTCGGTTCCTGCCAGTTCGGTATAA
- a CDS encoding GNAT family N-acetyltransferase, producing the protein MIEIRLAAAADIPSVALLVAFSFHPGNGWQALWRSFVQLGIEHDLRDRWRSASPHYRCWLAITTTPQPLCVGSVELDLRPINGHPQPYLSNLAVHPDYRRQGIGRKLLSTVTASLAASPYSSLYLHVLAKNNAARQLYRRCGFVVIGEDTTVWGSGSYC; encoded by the coding sequence ATGATAGAAATTCGGCTCGCTGCTGCGGCAGATATACCGAGTGTGGCTCTGCTGGTTGCCTTTAGTTTTCACCCCGGGAATGGCTGGCAGGCGCTTTGGCGGAGTTTTGTCCAACTGGGTATAGAGCATGACCTGCGCGATCGCTGGCGGAGTGCTAGCCCTCACTATCGTTGCTGGTTAGCCATTACCACCACGCCCCAGCCGCTGTGCGTCGGGAGTGTTGAGCTTGACCTACGCCCGATCAATGGTCATCCCCAGCCCTACCTCTCTAACTTGGCGGTGCATCCTGACTACCGCCGCCAAGGCATTGGCCGCAAACTCTTGAGCACTGTTACTGCCAGTTTGGCGGCATCCCCTTACTCCTCGTTGTACCTTCACGTTTTGGCAAAGAATAACGCGGCGCGGCAGCTTTATCGCCGCTGCGGATTCGTCGTCATTGGTGAGGACACCACCGTTTGGGGGAGCGGAAGTTACTGTTGA
- a CDS encoding tetratricopeptide repeat protein, which produces MDSLWQTKEEPAVLNNPKTSALLRVVARLALGLGILVMSSGVATAQVVLPRTLELNPKEMEQNGFIVAQEALQLAQFQQFQEALIRAKLAVQLAPQAHEIWALLGGLYLTVDEPQEAVVALERSLKLNDQNPGVYFNLGSAYFRQGQYAASIRVIEQGLALKPDATEEWFNLGNAYLKLGQTDRAIAQYRRSLRNDKRFWPAYTNIGLVLYEQGNIRQAAKNWEQAAEIDPKASEPKLALATALLKLGNEAEALKLAEEALRLDSRYGTVDFQRENLWGDRLVADTQALLAKPPLRALLSQLQPEQSALPQP; this is translated from the coding sequence GTGGACAGCCTGTGGCAAACCAAAGAGGAACCTGCTGTGCTCAATAACCCGAAAACGTCTGCCCTGCTTAGGGTGGTTGCTCGTCTTGCCCTTGGTCTGGGTATTCTGGTCATGAGTAGCGGTGTGGCAACCGCGCAGGTAGTTTTGCCGCGAACCCTTGAGCTGAATCCCAAAGAAATGGAGCAAAATGGCTTCATTGTGGCTCAAGAAGCCCTACAGCTTGCCCAGTTTCAGCAGTTTCAAGAGGCGCTCATTCGTGCCAAACTCGCGGTGCAGTTGGCACCCCAAGCCCACGAAATTTGGGCGTTACTGGGAGGACTTTACCTCACCGTTGATGAGCCGCAAGAGGCAGTGGTTGCCCTTGAGCGCTCCCTTAAACTCAATGATCAAAATCCGGGGGTGTATTTTAATCTGGGGTCAGCCTATTTTCGGCAAGGGCAGTATGCAGCCTCTATTCGGGTGATTGAGCAGGGGCTAGCCCTAAAACCCGATGCCACTGAAGAGTGGTTTAATTTGGGGAATGCCTACCTCAAGCTGGGACAGACGGATCGTGCCATTGCTCAATATCGGCGTTCGCTGCGTAACGATAAACGGTTTTGGCCTGCCTACACCAATATTGGTTTGGTGCTCTATGAGCAGGGGAATATCCGGCAGGCAGCTAAAAATTGGGAGCAGGCGGCGGAGATTGACCCGAAGGCCAGTGAGCCGAAACTAGCCTTAGCGACAGCCCTGCTGAAACTAGGGAATGAAGCAGAGGCGCTCAAGCTGGCGGAGGAAGCCCTGCGCCTCGATAGTCGCTACGGCACTGTTGATTTTCAGCGCGAGAATCTGTGGGGCGATCGCCTTGTTGCCGATACCCAAGCCCTACTGGCCAAGCCGCCCCTACGGGCACTGCTGAGCCAATTACAACCAGAGCAATCTGCCCTTCCTCAGCCCTAA
- a CDS encoding ABC transporter permease, with product MMELALSRLWTVSRNVFNEIFRERILYVTAVFALGLALAVVILGQVSAGTQDKISLDVGMAGISLFGLMIAAFVGGSLLNKELEKRTILVMLAKPISRAEFIIGKHLGLSAVLFVLVALMTLILFGIMSINQFAYPVGALSLTSLYIALQLSLLTAAALLFGSFTSSLIATLLTIALYFMGHFSQNLVILSQKMESEAVRQLMRFLYLIFPDLSRLDFKNTAVYGMIPPLGDLVASAFYGVIYTVALLAIATWIFSRRNL from the coding sequence ATGATGGAGTTGGCACTGAGTCGTCTGTGGACAGTCTCCCGTAACGTTTTTAACGAAATCTTCCGTGAGCGTATTCTTTACGTCACTGCGGTGTTTGCCCTAGGGCTTGCCTTAGCGGTCGTCATTCTGGGTCAGGTTTCCGCAGGTACTCAAGATAAGATCAGCCTCGATGTGGGAATGGCTGGGATTTCGCTGTTTGGTTTAATGATTGCGGCCTTTGTGGGGGGCAGCCTGCTGAACAAAGAACTAGAAAAACGCACCATCCTCGTCATGCTGGCCAAGCCCATTAGTCGTGCTGAGTTTATTATTGGCAAGCATTTAGGACTCTCGGCGGTTCTCTTTGTCCTTGTGGCACTGATGACCCTCATTCTCTTTGGCATTATGAGTATTAATCAGTTTGCCTACCCTGTAGGGGCACTGAGTTTGACCTCGCTCTATATTGCCCTACAACTCTCACTGCTGACAGCGGCAGCATTACTTTTTGGCAGCTTCACCAGTTCACTGATTGCCACACTCCTGACCATTGCCCTCTACTTTATGGGACACTTTAGCCAAAATCTGGTGATTCTCAGCCAAAAAATGGAGAGTGAGGCAGTGCGGCAACTCATGCGGTTTCTGTATCTTATCTTCCCAGATTTGTCACGATTAGATTTTAAGAATACCGCTGTCTATGGCATGATCCCGCCCTTGGGGGATCTGGTTGCCAGTGCCTTCTATGGCGTTATCTATACGGTGGCGCTGTTGGCGATCGCCACATGGATTTTTTCCCGCCGTAATCTCTGA
- the pflB gene encoding formate C-acetyltransferase, whose translation MNCTRYTDLPEVAWHGFTGGDWVTRVDVRDFIQRNYTPYLGDAAFLAQASDRTQQLWAKVRDLMALEREKGVLDVDTSVPSSITAHAPGYIDRDLEQIVGLQTDKPLKRAIMPFGGIRVVETSLNAYGYELDPRTKEIFTKYRKTHNDGVFDAYTPEMRRCRKSGIITGLPDAYGRGRIIGDYRRVALYGVDRLIADKQAQQASLELDTIDEATIRLREELSEQIKALKELKEMAASYGIDITKPASTGKEAVQWLYFGYLAAVKEQNGAAMSLGRVSTFLDIYFERDLRLGTASEADIQEWLDHFVMKLRMVRFLRTPEYNELFSGDPTWVTESIGGIGLDGRPLVTKTSFRILNTLYTLGPAPEPNLTVLWSEHLPQAFKQFCAQVSIDTSSIQYENDDLMRPYWGDDYAIACCVSAMRVGKQMQFFGARVNLAKALLYAINGGRDEQSGMQVAPMFAPITGDTLRWEDVLPRLEQMMAWLAKVYVNTLNVIHYMHDKYCYERLEMALHDRDVFRTMACGVAGLSVVADALSAIKYAEVTIIRNAEGLAVDYAIKGDFPKYGNNDDRVDSLAVWLVETFMNEIRKHKTYRDAVPTQSVLTITSNVVYGKKTGSTPDGRKAGEPFAPGANPMHGRDTKGAIASLASVAKLPYIHAQDGISNTFSIVPSALGKTREDQIANLANMLDGYIHDQGFHINVNVLNREMLLDAMDHPELYPQLTIRVSGYAVNFIKLTREQQLDVINRTFHERF comes from the coding sequence ATGAACTGTACACGCTACACTGACCTCCCTGAGGTTGCATGGCATGGCTTTACGGGTGGCGATTGGGTCACGCGGGTGGATGTACGCGATTTTATTCAGCGCAACTATACGCCCTACCTAGGAGATGCGGCATTTTTAGCCCAGGCCAGCGATCGCACCCAACAGTTATGGGCAAAAGTGCGTGACCTGATGGCTCTAGAGCGGGAAAAAGGTGTGCTCGATGTCGATACCAGCGTTCCTTCCAGTATTACCGCCCATGCCCCCGGCTACATTGACCGCGATCTAGAACAGATTGTGGGTCTGCAAACCGATAAACCCCTCAAACGCGCCATCATGCCCTTTGGCGGTATTCGTGTTGTCGAAACCTCTCTCAACGCCTATGGCTACGAGCTAGATCCTCGTACCAAAGAGATCTTCACCAAGTACCGCAAAACCCATAACGACGGCGTTTTTGATGCCTACACTCCAGAAATGCGCCGCTGTCGTAAGTCCGGCATTATTACAGGCCTGCCAGATGCCTACGGTCGGGGACGCATTATTGGTGACTATCGTCGGGTGGCACTCTACGGGGTGGATCGCCTAATTGCCGACAAACAGGCGCAGCAAGCCTCCCTAGAACTGGACACAATTGACGAAGCGACCATTCGCCTACGCGAAGAACTCTCAGAGCAGATTAAGGCTCTCAAAGAACTCAAAGAGATGGCCGCCAGCTATGGTATTGATATTACCAAGCCTGCCAGCACCGGCAAAGAAGCCGTTCAATGGCTCTACTTTGGGTACTTGGCTGCAGTCAAAGAGCAAAACGGCGCTGCCATGTCCTTGGGACGGGTCTCCACGTTTTTAGATATTTACTTCGAGCGGGATCTGCGCCTCGGTACCGCCAGCGAAGCGGACATTCAGGAGTGGCTCGATCACTTTGTGATGAAACTGCGGATGGTGCGGTTCCTGCGAACTCCCGAATACAACGAGCTATTCTCCGGCGATCCAACATGGGTTACAGAATCTATCGGTGGGATTGGCTTAGATGGCCGTCCGCTGGTCACCAAGACTAGTTTTCGGATCCTCAATACGCTCTATACTCTGGGGCCAGCGCCTGAGCCAAACTTAACGGTGTTGTGGTCAGAGCACTTGCCGCAGGCATTCAAACAATTCTGTGCTCAGGTGTCCATCGACACCAGTTCCATCCAGTATGAAAACGACGACCTGATGCGTCCCTACTGGGGAGATGACTATGCCATTGCCTGCTGTGTCTCAGCAATGCGGGTGGGCAAACAAATGCAGTTCTTTGGCGCGCGGGTCAACCTAGCAAAAGCCCTACTCTACGCCATCAACGGTGGCCGTGATGAACAATCAGGGATGCAGGTGGCTCCCATGTTTGCCCCGATTACCGGTGACACCCTCCGGTGGGAGGATGTGCTGCCGCGCTTGGAACAAATGATGGCGTGGTTGGCCAAAGTGTATGTCAACACCCTCAACGTCATCCACTACATGCACGATAAGTACTGCTACGAACGGCTCGAGATGGCGCTCCACGATCGCGATGTATTTCGTACCATGGCCTGTGGTGTGGCGGGGCTATCGGTGGTGGCGGATGCCCTCTCGGCCATTAAATACGCTGAGGTGACGATCATCCGCAATGCCGAAGGATTGGCGGTGGATTATGCGATCAAGGGTGACTTTCCTAAGTACGGGAACAACGATGACCGCGTCGATAGCTTGGCCGTATGGCTGGTGGAAACCTTCATGAATGAGATCCGCAAGCATAAGACCTACCGTGATGCTGTGCCGACGCAATCGGTGCTAACCATTACCTCCAACGTTGTCTATGGCAAGAAAACCGGCAGCACCCCCGATGGCCGCAAAGCCGGTGAACCCTTTGCGCCGGGAGCCAACCCTATGCACGGTCGCGATACCAAAGGGGCGATCGCCTCGTTAGCATCGGTGGCCAAACTGCCGTACATCCATGCCCAAGATGGCATCTCGAATACGTTTTCTATTGTGCCCAGCGCCCTTGGCAAAACTCGCGAGGATCAAATTGCCAACCTTGCCAATATGTTGGATGGTTACATCCACGATCAAGGGTTCCACATCAATGTCAACGTCCTCAACCGCGAGATGTTACTCGATGCGATGGATCATCCTGAACTCTACCCGCAACTCACGATTCGGGTTTCGGGCTACGCGGTGAACTTTATCAAACTCACCCGTGAACAACAGTTGGATGTTATTAACCGCACCTTCCATGAACGCTTCTAG
- a CDS encoding PspA/IM30 family protein gives MGLLERVGMAVRSNLNALVSAAEDPEKILEQTIIDMNEDLVKLRQAVAQAIAAQKRLEQQYTQNLQQARQWEDRARLALSKGDEALAMEALSRKKTATDTAAALKTQVDQMGAQVKTLKDNLTALESKLAEAKTKKEMLKARARAAKASEQIHQAVSKVSTSNAMAVFDRMEDKVLQMEARSQAIAELSGDTLESKFQALESSAGSDEVQFELLEMKKQLGLLPDTSPAGTLPQAVTDTSPRASTPPAITDIQDASPSSGEDDIAYLRELLK, from the coding sequence ATGGGTTTACTCGAACGGGTCGGCATGGCCGTGCGCTCTAACCTCAATGCCCTTGTCAGTGCTGCTGAGGATCCAGAAAAAATTCTGGAGCAAACCATCATTGACATGAATGAAGATTTGGTTAAACTGCGCCAAGCCGTAGCTCAGGCGATCGCCGCGCAAAAACGCCTTGAACAACAATATACCCAAAACCTGCAACAGGCTCGGCAATGGGAAGATCGGGCACGACTTGCCCTCAGCAAAGGGGATGAAGCCCTTGCCATGGAAGCCCTCAGCCGCAAAAAGACCGCTACAGATACCGCCGCTGCCTTAAAAACCCAAGTGGATCAAATGGGGGCACAGGTCAAAACGCTTAAGGATAATTTGACGGCTCTAGAGAGCAAACTGGCGGAGGCCAAAACCAAAAAAGAAATGCTCAAAGCGCGGGCTCGGGCCGCCAAAGCCTCAGAGCAAATCCATCAGGCGGTCAGTAAGGTAAGCACCTCCAATGCCATGGCTGTATTTGATCGCATGGAAGATAAAGTTCTGCAGATGGAAGCTCGCTCCCAAGCCATTGCCGAGTTGAGTGGGGATACGCTGGAAAGCAAATTTCAAGCCCTTGAAAGCAGTGCGGGTAGCGATGAGGTGCAATTTGAGCTGCTAGAAATGAAAAAACAACTTGGCTTATTACCAGATACCTCGCCAGCAGGCACGCTACCACAAGCGGTTACTGATACCAGTCCAAGAGCGTCCACCCCTCCTGCGATCACTGATATACAAGATGCCTCACCCAGTTCCGGGGAGGATGACATAGCATATCTGCGTGAGCTTCTCAAATGA
- the fabI gene encoding enoyl-ACP reductase FabI, with protein MLLDLSGKRALVTGIANNRSIAWGIAQQLHAAGAELAVTYLPDERGKLKQKVEELTAPLSPKLVLPLDVQQPQQITDAFESLAAAWGGLDILIHCLAFAQKEDLSGDFSAVSVEGFNLALDISAYSLIALSRAAKPLMTSGGAIVTLTYLGGVRVVPNYNVMGIAKAALEMNVRYLAAELGAQGVRVNGISAGPIRTLASSAVGGILDMIHHVEATAPLRRTVTQTEVGNAAAFLASDLASGITGQILYVDSGYCIMGI; from the coding sequence ATGCTCCTAGACCTGTCGGGAAAACGCGCTCTTGTCACGGGGATTGCGAATAATCGCTCCATTGCGTGGGGCATTGCCCAGCAACTCCATGCCGCTGGTGCTGAACTGGCTGTAACGTACCTGCCTGATGAGCGCGGCAAGCTTAAACAAAAGGTTGAAGAACTGACTGCCCCCCTGAGTCCAAAGCTTGTATTGCCCCTCGATGTGCAGCAGCCCCAGCAGATCACAGATGCGTTTGAATCACTTGCAGCCGCATGGGGAGGGCTGGATATTTTGATTCACTGCCTCGCCTTTGCCCAAAAAGAGGATCTGAGTGGGGATTTTTCTGCGGTGTCTGTGGAGGGGTTTAACCTTGCCCTTGATATTAGTGCCTATTCCCTCATTGCCCTCAGTCGTGCTGCTAAGCCCCTAATGACAAGCGGTGGGGCGATTGTTACCCTCACCTACTTGGGAGGGGTACGGGTTGTGCCTAACTATAATGTCATGGGTATTGCCAAGGCCGCCTTGGAAATGAATGTGCGTTACCTTGCTGCGGAATTGGGCGCTCAGGGGGTACGGGTAAACGGTATTTCGGCAGGGCCTATTCGCACCCTTGCCTCTTCCGCCGTCGGTGGCATCCTTGACATGATTCACCATGTTGAGGCAACAGCCCCTCTGCGTCGCACGGTCACCCAAACCGAAGTGGGCAATGCCGCTGCCTTTTTGGCCAGTGACTTAGCGAGCGGCATTACCGGACAGATTCTTTACGTGGATTCGGGCTATTGCATTATGGGCATTTGA